From a region of the Nonlabens sp. Hel1_33_55 genome:
- a CDS encoding enoyl-CoA hydratase/isomerase family protein: MNNIQVDIDNRIATITIDRPKKLNALNRETIEELGTAFADLEENEDVRVIVITGSGEKAFVAGADISEFADYDEMEGKKLAGRGQQELFDVVENCATPVIAAVNGFALGGGLELAMAAHFRVASDNARLGLPETSLGVIPGYGGTQRLPQLVGKGRAMEMIMTAGMIDANQALTYGLVNHVVAQEELLDFTYDLARKVIKNSPMAVAAAIDAVNAGYTDGTDGYQVEIDNFGSCFGTEEFVEGTTAFLEKRKAEF, translated from the coding sequence ATGAACAACATCCAAGTAGACATAGATAATCGCATCGCAACAATCACCATCGACAGACCCAAAAAGCTGAATGCGCTTAATAGGGAAACCATTGAAGAATTAGGAACCGCGTTTGCAGATTTGGAGGAAAATGAGGATGTGCGAGTAATCGTGATCACAGGATCTGGTGAAAAGGCCTTCGTTGCAGGTGCAGATATTTCAGAATTCGCAGACTATGACGAGATGGAAGGAAAGAAGTTGGCTGGAAGAGGACAGCAGGAATTATTTGATGTCGTTGAAAATTGCGCCACTCCAGTTATAGCAGCTGTGAACGGTTTTGCATTAGGTGGTGGTTTAGAGCTTGCCATGGCGGCACACTTTAGAGTTGCTAGCGATAATGCTCGATTGGGATTGCCAGAAACCTCGTTAGGTGTCATTCCAGGTTATGGTGGAACGCAGCGTTTGCCGCAATTGGTTGGAAAAGGTCGCGCCATGGAAATGATCATGACGGCAGGAATGATTGATGCCAATCAGGCATTGACTTATGGATTAGTCAACCACGTGGTTGCTCAAGAAGAATTGCTCGACTTCACCTATGATCTCGCCAGAAAGGTCATTAAAAATAGCCCAATGGCCGTAGCTGCTGCCATCGATGCCGTCAATGCCGGCTACACTGATGGAACGGACGGTTATCAAGTAGAGATCGATAATTTCGGAAGCTGTTTTGGAACTGAGGAATTTGTCGAGGGAACGACGGCCTTTTTAGAAAAGCGTAAGGCAGAATTCTAG
- a CDS encoding sensor histidine kinase — MKLYRNSLRNRIFFSMILLTLISSILIAGMSIYQYSEQGKDYHNERLERKEEAILESFKYELNRTDFAITTANLPIIFRDVIFDISDIHALPVRMYDLRGRLIKTSSKKLTDSKTRRLDDDVLNNLRDSDTGRYVVQFDEHGKHYRASYTYLKDDQFKNIAIIHLPYLENDGFINYELREFLYRIGIVYILMILFSILIAYLLSKYVTRSIRLISDGIKSLNIAKRNKKINVDVSGTEEINTLVESYNGMVDELEESAVKLATNEREQAWREMAKQVAHEIKNPLTPMRLTVQSFERRFDPQDPEAKEKLAEYSNSLIEQIDVMSNIASAFSTYATMPAQQSEETNVPKITQLALDIFNDSHIEYYEDSEELTAIFDRTQLIRVVTNLVKNAMQAAHDDRDPEITVSVTHDESNIYLKVTDNGTGVAPENEFKIFEPKFTTKNSGMGLGLAMVKQIVENFNGNITMQTEYGSGTTFTVCLPRIK, encoded by the coding sequence ATGAAATTGTACCGAAACAGTCTGCGCAACAGGATATTTTTCTCCATGATCCTGCTGACTCTTATCTCCAGTATTCTTATTGCTGGGATGTCCATTTACCAGTATTCTGAACAGGGAAAGGATTACCATAACGAGCGGCTGGAACGTAAGGAAGAAGCTATTCTAGAGAGCTTTAAGTACGAGCTCAACAGGACTGATTTTGCGATTACCACAGCAAATTTGCCCATCATCTTTAGGGATGTCATTTTTGATATCAGTGACATTCATGCGTTGCCGGTTCGTATGTACGATCTGCGCGGTCGCCTGATCAAGACCAGTAGTAAAAAATTGACCGATAGCAAGACCAGACGACTGGACGATGATGTCCTCAATAACCTGCGCGATTCTGATACCGGTCGTTACGTGGTGCAGTTTGATGAGCACGGCAAGCATTACCGTGCGAGTTATACCTATTTAAAAGACGACCAGTTCAAGAATATCGCGATTATTCATTTGCCTTATCTCGAGAATGATGGGTTTATTAATTATGAGTTGCGGGAATTTCTATATAGAATAGGGATCGTTTACATCCTCATGATTTTGTTCTCGATCTTGATTGCTTATTTACTTTCTAAATACGTGACTAGATCTATACGCTTGATTAGTGACGGAATCAAGAGCTTGAATATCGCCAAACGCAACAAAAAGATCAACGTGGACGTATCAGGAACTGAAGAGATCAACACTCTTGTAGAATCCTATAACGGCATGGTGGATGAGCTGGAAGAAAGTGCCGTGAAACTAGCTACTAATGAGCGCGAACAAGCCTGGCGCGAGATGGCTAAACAGGTGGCGCATGAAATCAAAAACCCGCTAACGCCCATGCGATTGACGGTGCAAAGTTTTGAAAGACGTTTTGACCCGCAAGATCCAGAGGCAAAAGAAAAACTTGCCGAATACTCCAACTCGCTCATTGAGCAAATCGATGTCATGAGTAATATAGCTAGTGCATTTTCAACCTACGCTACCATGCCAGCACAGCAATCTGAAGAAACCAATGTACCTAAGATTACTCAGCTTGCACTAGATATTTTCAATGATTCTCATATAGAGTATTATGAAGATTCTGAGGAGCTCACGGCCATATTTGATCGTACCCAATTGATACGTGTGGTAACAAATCTCGTTAAAAACGCGATGCAAGCGGCGCATGATGATCGTGATCCTGAAATAACTGTATCAGTAACTCACGATGAATCTAATATCTATTTAAAGGTCACTGATAACGGCACCGGTGTTGCACCAGAAAATGAATTTAAAATCTTCGAACCTAAATTTACCACTAAGAATAGCGGCATGGGATTAGGACTGGCCATGGTAAAACAGATCGTAGAAAATTTTAACGGGAATATCACCATGCAAACGGAATATGGATCAGGTACCACCTTTACTGTTTGTTTGCCACGGATCAAGTAA
- a CDS encoding aldo/keto reductase → MALERYYTLGNTGLRVSRLALGTMTFGEEWGWGNDKKVAQQIFDYYLDHGGNFVDTADMYTEGTSEELLGEFMQQRGNREEIVLATKFTFNTSKNKHVNGGGNSRKNIRRTVEESLKRLKTDYIDLYIMHVWDRMTPAEEVMRTLNDLVAEGKILHYALSNVPSWYASKAQMIARYNNYEPVSALQLEYSLTQRNIEHEYIDLCQQTNTGIMAWSPLGGGLLSGKYKPGIDEQEDVEGRLKHIVDNGGEVSSKDNERNWNIVKTLHEVSEEINQPMASIALNWTANRPSVASVLVGATKMSQIEANMKALDFEIPTDLLQKLNDVSAPPVEYPYSFFQPKTQQRIYPDTKVGLKPDSYWKDLRIG, encoded by the coding sequence ATGGCTTTGGAGAGATATTACACATTGGGAAATACCGGGTTGCGCGTGAGTCGTCTGGCGCTGGGAACCATGACCTTTGGTGAAGAATGGGGTTGGGGAAATGATAAGAAAGTTGCCCAGCAAATATTTGATTACTATCTGGATCACGGCGGGAATTTTGTGGACACCGCAGACATGTATACGGAAGGCACCAGTGAGGAACTGCTAGGCGAATTCATGCAGCAGCGCGGGAATCGCGAGGAAATTGTGCTGGCTACCAAGTTCACTTTCAACACGAGCAAAAACAAGCACGTCAACGGTGGTGGAAACTCTCGCAAGAACATACGCCGTACGGTAGAAGAATCTCTCAAGCGACTGAAAACAGATTACATCGATCTCTACATCATGCACGTTTGGGATCGCATGACTCCAGCCGAAGAAGTGATGCGCACCCTAAACGATCTTGTTGCAGAAGGTAAAATATTGCACTACGCGCTATCCAATGTTCCGTCGTGGTACGCCAGCAAAGCACAGATGATAGCACGCTACAATAATTACGAACCAGTAAGCGCCCTGCAGCTGGAATATTCACTTACCCAGCGTAATATTGAACATGAGTATATTGATTTGTGTCAGCAAACAAACACCGGCATCATGGCGTGGTCACCGCTAGGTGGCGGTTTACTTTCTGGTAAGTACAAACCAGGAATTGATGAGCAGGAAGATGTAGAAGGCCGACTCAAGCATATCGTCGATAATGGTGGAGAGGTCAGTTCCAAGGACAATGAGCGCAACTGGAACATCGTGAAAACTCTGCATGAAGTAAGTGAGGAAATCAACCAGCCTATGGCGAGTATCGCACTCAACTGGACCGCTAATAGACCTAGTGTTGCTAGCGTTCTTGTAGGTGCCACTAAAATGAGCCAGATAGAAGCCAACATGAAGGCATTGGATTTTGAAATCCCTACGGATCTACTTCAAAAATTGAATGATGTTAGTGCACCACCTGTAGAATATCCTTATTCCTTTTTCCAGCCAAAAACACAGCAACGTATCTATCCTGATACTAAGGTTGGTTTAAAGCCTGATAGTTACTGGAAGGATTTGAGGATTGGGTAG
- a CDS encoding acyl-ACP desaturase produces MITPLKNIRIEVMQSLESKVESFMDKFLIPVEKIWQPTDFLPDSQADGFLDKLKEMRELAKELPYDFWVTLVGDTITEEALPTYESWLMDVEGINQMEGKGNAWSKWVRQWTSEENRHGDVLNKYLYLSGRVNMREVEITTQHLIADGFDIGTDRDPYKNFVYTSFQELATYISHNRVAKMAREYGNTALSRMCRIISGDEMRHHKAYSTFVDEIFKVDPSNMMIAFKEMMVHKIVMPAHFLRESGQTIGAAFEDFSNSAQRIGVYTAQDYIDILQNLIDTWDISNMNDLTEDAEKARDYLMKLPSRMERIAQRMKIPAESHKFKWVQPALVS; encoded by the coding sequence ATGATAACACCTCTTAAAAATATTCGCATAGAAGTTATGCAATCGCTGGAGTCCAAAGTGGAGTCCTTCATGGATAAATTCCTTATTCCTGTGGAAAAAATATGGCAGCCTACAGATTTTCTTCCTGATTCCCAAGCAGATGGATTTTTGGATAAATTGAAGGAGATGAGAGAGCTGGCTAAAGAATTGCCTTATGACTTTTGGGTAACCCTTGTAGGTGACACAATTACTGAAGAAGCACTACCAACTTACGAATCCTGGTTAATGGATGTGGAAGGTATTAATCAGATGGAAGGAAAAGGAAATGCCTGGTCAAAATGGGTGCGTCAATGGACGTCTGAAGAGAATCGCCACGGTGATGTCCTCAATAAATACCTTTATTTGTCAGGACGCGTGAACATGCGTGAGGTAGAAATAACGACACAGCACTTGATCGCAGATGGTTTTGATATAGGAACAGATCGTGATCCTTATAAGAATTTCGTCTATACCAGTTTCCAGGAATTGGCTACATACATATCACATAACCGTGTGGCAAAAATGGCTCGTGAATACGGGAACACAGCACTATCACGCATGTGTCGTATTATCTCTGGAGACGAGATGCGTCACCATAAAGCTTACTCCACATTTGTGGATGAGATTTTTAAGGTAGATCCTAGCAACATGATGATCGCCTTCAAAGAAATGATGGTACACAAGATCGTAATGCCTGCACACTTTTTACGTGAATCAGGCCAGACGATAGGAGCAGCATTTGAAGACTTTTCTAACAGCGCACAGCGCATAGGTGTTTACACAGCACAAGATTATATTGACATCCTTCAAAACTTGATCGACACTTGGGATATTTCCAACATGAACGATCTTACAGAAGATGCTGAAAAAGCCCGTGATTATTTGATGAAACTACCATCACGCATGGAACGCATCGCTCAACGCATGAAAATCCCTGCAGAATCCCATAAATTCAAATGGGTGCAGCCGGCATTGGTATCGTAA
- a CDS encoding lysophospholipid acyltransferase family protein produces the protein MQKILSYPLSVIHLVLFFLMLLIFHPIQLICHWIGGHDLHQKSVAILNLCLMGTQLPLFNTFSIKYEQDLPIGPSYIFVSNHQSMFDIPPLIYYLRKYYPKFVAKKELAKNIPSISLNLRIGENCAIDRKDRLQSLKALTAFAKNVHEKNRSVVIFAEGTRSRTGVPKPFQRGGLLTIFSQVPDAIVVPVTVNNSWKVDRYGKFPFGIGNHISVTVHKPMPIASKDPNEIIEAAQSVVHNSITSTAV, from the coding sequence ATGCAGAAAATTCTTTCCTATCCGCTGTCGGTCATACATCTGGTGCTTTTTTTCCTGATGTTGTTGATCTTTCATCCTATTCAGTTGATTTGTCACTGGATAGGTGGACATGACTTGCATCAAAAAAGTGTGGCAATCCTCAACTTGTGTTTGATGGGAACGCAACTACCGCTATTCAATACATTTAGCATTAAATACGAGCAGGATTTACCTATTGGGCCGTCTTATATTTTTGTGAGCAATCACCAGAGTATGTTTGACATACCACCGTTGATCTATTACCTAAGGAAATATTACCCCAAGTTTGTGGCAAAAAAGGAGCTGGCAAAAAATATTCCCAGCATATCGCTCAACCTTAGAATAGGCGAGAACTGCGCTATTGACCGCAAGGATCGCCTGCAATCCCTAAAAGCATTGACGGCTTTTGCAAAAAACGTTCATGAGAAAAACCGCAGCGTCGTAATTTTTGCAGAAGGTACACGCAGCCGGACCGGCGTGCCTAAACCCTTCCAGCGTGGTGGTTTGTTGACTATATTTAGTCAGGTTCCTGATGCTATTGTGGTGCCCGTGACTGTAAACAATAGCTGGAAAGTCGACAGATATGGTAAGTTTCCCTTTGGGATAGGGAATCACATAAGCGTGACGGTTCACAAACCTATGCCTATCGCGAGTAAGGATCCCAACGAAATTATAGAAGCGGCACAATCTGTGGTACATAATAGTATCACTTCAACTGCCGTTTAA
- a CDS encoding BrxA/BrxB family bacilliredoxin, with protein sequence MYPAELVQPMRDDLGNAGFEHLYTADAVNKAINQEGTTLVVVNSVCGCAAANARPGAKMSLDNSKKPDNIVTVFAGVDREAVDAARSAMVPFPPSSPSMALFKNGELVHMLERHHIEGRPAEMIAENLKGAYNENC encoded by the coding sequence ATGTACCCAGCAGAATTAGTTCAACCCATGCGCGACGATTTAGGTAACGCAGGTTTTGAACATTTATATACAGCAGACGCAGTAAACAAAGCCATCAATCAAGAGGGAACAACTTTAGTAGTTGTGAATTCCGTTTGTGGTTGTGCTGCAGCAAATGCACGTCCAGGAGCAAAGATGTCTCTTGATAATTCCAAGAAGCCAGATAATATCGTAACGGTTTTTGCAGGTGTAGATCGCGAGGCGGTTGATGCAGCAAGAAGCGCGATGGTCCCATTTCCTCCTAGTTCACCTAGTATGGCATTGTTTAAAAATGGTGAACTGGTGCACATGCTAGAGCGTCACCACATTGAAGGTCGCCCAGCAGAAATGATTGCAGAAAACCTCAAAGGAGCCTACAACGAGAACTGCTAG
- a CDS encoding ankyrin repeat domain-containing protein, protein MAKEKQPLVPFDALRRMRSLVDRDATEELNKLLDDHGVDAKDSDGRTALMHAAFFGKEDLMAELIKKGADTNHQDKIGYSALHHCSLNKQTGTAQLLLNNFADPNLLDEHENGPLWVALMNSKGDFKLVRLLVEHGADPEIENLYERTAEDLAETLYKKELDELLEEEE, encoded by the coding sequence ATGGCAAAAGAAAAACAACCATTGGTTCCCTTCGATGCGTTGAGACGTATGCGCAGTCTTGTGGATCGCGATGCGACAGAAGAATTAAACAAATTATTAGATGACCACGGTGTGGATGCTAAGGATTCTGATGGCAGGACGGCATTGATGCACGCCGCTTTTTTTGGTAAGGAAGACCTCATGGCAGAACTTATTAAAAAAGGAGCAGACACCAACCACCAGGACAAGATAGGATACAGTGCGCTGCACCATTGCAGTTTGAACAAGCAAACAGGTACCGCACAGCTTTTACTCAATAATTTTGCAGATCCCAATCTATTGGACGAGCATGAGAATGGTCCATTGTGGGTGGCGCTCATGAATTCAAAAGGCGACTTCAAATTAGTGCGTCTTCTTGTAGAACACGGTGCAGATCCAGAAATTGAAAACCTATATGAGCGCACCGCAGAAGATCTTGCAGAAACGCTCTACAAAAAAGAACTAGACGAACTCCTTGAAGAAGAGGAATAA
- a CDS encoding HIT family protein, with translation MMSIFTKIISGEIPSYKVAETDDFYAFLDINPNAPGHTLCVPKVEVNKLFDLEEDIYTRLMQFSRQVALCLREEVTCKRIGMSVIGLEVPHVHVHLIPLRDMEDMRFNNKVTLENTEMQELADKIQERFNNSYK, from the coding sequence ATCATGAGCATATTCACTAAAATCATTTCTGGAGAAATACCGTCTTATAAGGTTGCAGAAACTGATGATTTCTACGCTTTTCTCGACATCAATCCCAACGCACCTGGACACACACTTTGCGTCCCAAAGGTTGAGGTCAATAAACTTTTTGACCTAGAGGAAGACATTTACACCAGGCTCATGCAATTTTCCCGACAGGTAGCGTTGTGTTTGCGTGAAGAAGTGACCTGTAAACGTATAGGCATGTCTGTCATAGGATTGGAAGTGCCGCATGTTCATGTGCACTTGATACCGCTGCGAGACATGGAAGACATGCGATTTAACAATAAAGTAACGCTCGAAAATACTGAGATGCAGGAACTTGCAGATAAAATTCAAGAAAGATTTAATAACAGTTATAAATAA
- the greA gene encoding transcription elongation factor GreA, with the protein MSNVSYYTEEGLKKLKDELKQLKDVERPAASQAIGEARDKGDLSENAEYDAAKEAQGMLEMRISKLEAIVSNARIIDENTLDLSKALIHSTVKIKNHNNNMVMNYKLVAQSEADLSKGHISVDSPIGQGLLGKEVGDTAEVTVPVGTIKLEILEISRD; encoded by the coding sequence ATGAGTAACGTTTCATACTATACAGAAGAAGGACTTAAGAAATTAAAGGACGAACTGAAGCAATTGAAGGACGTCGAGAGACCTGCGGCGTCGCAGGCAATTGGCGAAGCGCGAGACAAAGGTGACCTGAGTGAAAACGCAGAATATGATGCTGCAAAAGAAGCTCAAGGAATGCTCGAGATGCGCATTTCAAAGTTGGAAGCTATTGTGTCTAATGCACGTATTATTGACGAGAATACGCTTGATTTATCAAAAGCGTTGATTCATAGTACTGTCAAGATCAAAAACCATAACAATAACATGGTGATGAACTACAAACTTGTGGCACAAAGCGAGGCAGATCTTTCTAAAGGTCACATAAGTGTCGATTCTCCAATTGGTCAAGGATTGCTAGGAAAGGAAGTAGGTGACACGGCAGAGGTTACTGTACCCGTAGGAACTATCAAGCTAGAAATTCTGGAAATAAGCAGAGATTAA
- a CDS encoding TonB-dependent receptor: MKHLSVAVIAVALTLSSTVTAQNAQEQDTTKAEKLNQIVLKATRVTTENPVTFSNVTAEDLKSRNLGQDLPILLNYLPNVVTTSDAGAGIGYTGIRVRGSDATRVNVTLNGVPYNDAESQGTFWVNLPDFSSSVESVQLQRGVGTSTNGSGAFGASLNIKTTDYSDEAEVKVANSIGSFNSRKHNIQFTTGLLDDRWEFNGRASQIYSDGYIDRADSDLKSYYVSGSYVGDKTLVKAIIFGGQERTYQAYYGIDPVTLETDRTFNSAGLYIDENGNTQFYDAQVDNYNQDHYQLLLSHRFNNNWSASATLHYTKGRGYFQEYQESDFFFDAAGRTQFDVYGLDAFQANGMTVTSSDLETRRWLDNEFYGVVTNLNYKNDWIDASFGAGINQYDGEHYGEIIAGSFIQLNEPLQRFYTGNSVKNDFNAFAKANFKISSELTAFIDLQQRRVDYNTTGSDFAVDQFLTDERYDFFNPKAGAVYRFNPSNQLYGSVARAQREPSRADFQNGSPEAEDLIDYELGYRFAKPSMNVNVNLYYMDYKDQLVLTGEIDNQGVPLRANSGNSYRLGLEIDARFRITDKLFLQPNFAISQNRNQDFIIDDNGTPNNLGDTEIAYSPSVVAGNAITYSIRDNFEVSLLSKYVGEQQLDNTDSDTARLDSYFVNDFNAQYIWKPNNLVKEVTLSLLVNNILDEEYISNGYVFPGFGSFLFPQAGINFLTGVTLTF, encoded by the coding sequence ATGAAACATTTATCAGTCGCTGTAATTGCCGTTGCATTAACACTATCCAGCACGGTAACAGCACAAAACGCGCAGGAACAAGACACCACTAAAGCTGAAAAGCTCAACCAAATTGTTCTCAAAGCCACACGAGTAACTACAGAAAATCCAGTAACCTTTTCTAACGTCACGGCAGAGGATCTCAAGTCGAGAAATCTAGGTCAGGACCTACCTATTTTACTCAATTATTTGCCTAACGTGGTTACTACAAGTGATGCCGGTGCTGGAATAGGTTATACGGGAATACGCGTGCGAGGTAGTGATGCCACAAGAGTCAACGTGACACTCAACGGTGTTCCCTACAATGATGCAGAATCCCAGGGAACCTTCTGGGTCAATTTACCTGACTTTTCCAGCAGTGTAGAAAGTGTGCAGCTGCAACGCGGCGTTGGTACCAGTACTAATGGTAGCGGTGCTTTTGGCGCAAGTCTCAACATAAAAACCACGGACTACAGCGATGAAGCTGAGGTTAAAGTGGCCAATTCCATTGGCTCTTTTAACTCACGCAAGCATAACATCCAGTTCACCACAGGGTTGCTGGATGACCGCTGGGAATTTAACGGCCGCGCTTCACAGATCTATAGCGATGGTTACATCGATCGCGCAGATAGCGACCTGAAATCCTATTATGTTTCCGGTTCTTATGTAGGTGATAAAACATTGGTCAAAGCCATCATCTTTGGAGGTCAGGAACGCACGTATCAAGCATATTATGGTATTGATCCAGTTACGCTCGAAACTGATCGCACCTTCAATAGCGCAGGATTGTACATAGATGAAAATGGTAACACTCAATTCTATGACGCGCAGGTAGATAACTACAATCAAGATCACTACCAGTTGCTATTGAGCCATAGATTCAATAACAACTGGAGTGCCAGTGCCACTTTGCATTACACAAAAGGACGTGGCTACTTCCAGGAATATCAAGAGAGTGATTTTTTCTTTGATGCTGCTGGAAGAACCCAATTTGACGTCTATGGGTTGGATGCTTTTCAGGCGAATGGAATGACGGTGACCAGTAGTGATCTGGAGACACGCCGCTGGTTGGACAATGAGTTTTATGGTGTTGTGACTAACCTTAACTACAAGAATGACTGGATAGACGCAAGTTTTGGTGCTGGAATCAATCAGTATGACGGTGAGCATTATGGTGAGATTATCGCGGGCAGTTTTATACAGCTCAACGAACCGTTGCAGCGATTTTATACCGGTAATAGCGTGAAGAATGATTTTAACGCTTTCGCGAAAGCGAACTTCAAAATATCCTCTGAACTAACAGCATTCATTGACTTGCAGCAACGTCGTGTGGATTACAACACTACGGGAAGTGATTTTGCAGTAGACCAATTTTTAACTGATGAGCGTTACGATTTTTTCAACCCAAAAGCAGGTGCTGTTTACAGGTTCAACCCAAGTAACCAGCTGTACGGTAGTGTCGCTCGCGCACAAAGAGAACCCAGCCGTGCAGATTTCCAGAACGGCTCTCCAGAAGCAGAGGATTTGATCGATTATGAATTGGGCTACCGCTTTGCCAAACCTTCCATGAACGTCAATGTCAACCTTTATTATATGGATTACAAGGATCAACTGGTGTTGACTGGTGAAATTGATAATCAAGGTGTGCCATTGAGAGCCAATAGTGGTAATAGCTATCGGTTGGGACTTGAGATCGATGCAAGATTCAGAATAACCGACAAGTTATTCCTGCAACCCAATTTTGCAATTTCCCAAAACCGAAACCAAGACTTTATAATAGACGATAATGGTACGCCCAACAATCTAGGCGATACTGAAATTGCTTACTCACCATCAGTTGTTGCTGGTAATGCGATCACCTATAGCATTCGTGATAATTTTGAAGTATCGCTATTGTCTAAATATGTGGGCGAGCAGCAATTGGATAATACGGATAGTGATACGGCAAGATTGGATAGTTATTTTGTCAACGATTTCAACGCACAATACATCTGGAAGCCGAACAATCTGGTCAAGGAAGTTACCCTGAGTTTGCTGGTCAATAATATTCTGGATGAAGAATACATTTCCAACGGTTATGTTTTCCCAGGATTTGGTAGTTTCTTGTTCCCACAGGCTGGAATTAACTTTTTGACTGGAGTAACATTAACTTTCTAA
- a CDS encoding PLDc N-terminal domain-containing protein — MYSSPIYYLAPLLVALWFYCIYDIVQGKFDTGKEKLTYFLLLLILPIIGIPVYLIVGKRHKRGKLDKSLF; from the coding sequence ATGTATTCTTCTCCTATTTATTATCTCGCGCCACTGCTTGTTGCCTTATGGTTTTACTGTATCTATGATATCGTACAGGGTAAATTTGATACAGGAAAAGAAAAGTTGACTTATTTCCTGCTCCTTCTTATCCTACCAATTATTGGAATACCAGTGTACCTGATTGTGGGTAAGAGACATAAACGTGGGAAACTGGACAAGTCGCTTTTTTAG
- a CDS encoding pirin family protein: MSNTGLIIEERSRDIGDFLVGRLIPFRKKRMVGPFIFIDHMGPEALGPDQYMDIDQHPHIGLSTLTYLMEGEITHQDGIGTNQIIKPGSVNWMVGGKGVTHTERTPQHLRDSAAEFTMHGYQIWVALPKDLEDCEPEFHHIDADALPVWEDAGATFKLVAGKGYGKESPVPVHSELFMIDIKTESDYHLNVAGNLKGEIGITIVTGNVTACGDLIEAGNMLVSKTEDICNITIKAGSHILIFGGEPFPEERHIYWNFVSHSKDKIEAAKQAWKDKTFPMMKNDDSYVAMPE; encoded by the coding sequence ATGTCCAATACTGGTTTAATTATAGAAGAACGCAGTCGCGATATAGGTGACTTTCTCGTAGGTCGATTGATACCATTTCGTAAGAAGCGCATGGTTGGTCCGTTTATTTTTATAGATCACATGGGTCCAGAAGCTTTGGGACCTGACCAATATATGGATATTGATCAGCATCCGCATATTGGGTTATCGACCTTGACTTATTTGATGGAAGGTGAAATCACACATCAGGACGGTATAGGCACGAACCAAATTATCAAACCAGGATCTGTCAACTGGATGGTTGGTGGTAAAGGCGTCACGCACACAGAGCGTACACCTCAACACCTGCGAGATTCCGCAGCCGAATTTACCATGCACGGTTACCAGATTTGGGTGGCGTTGCCCAAAGACCTTGAAGATTGTGAGCCAGAATTTCACCACATCGATGCAGATGCGTTGCCTGTATGGGAAGATGCAGGAGCTACCTTCAAGCTGGTCGCTGGAAAAGGCTATGGTAAGGAATCGCCAGTTCCGGTTCATTCTGAACTTTTTATGATTGATATAAAAACTGAAAGCGATTATCATCTAAACGTAGCTGGCAATCTAAAAGGCGAGATAGGAATCACCATTGTTACCGGTAACGTGACGGCTTGTGGCGACTTGATTGAAGCAGGAAATATGCTAGTCAGTAAAACGGAAGATATTTGCAATATCACCATCAAGGCTGGAAGCCATATTTTGATATTTGGCGGTGAGCCGTTCCCTGAAGAGCGCCACATCTATTGGAATTTTGTAAGCCATTCCAAAGACAAGATTGAAGCTGCAAAACAAGCCTGGAAAGACAAGACCTTTCCCATGATGAAAAATGATGATAGTTATGTGGCGATGCCGGAATAG
- a CDS encoding PLDc N-terminal domain-containing protein: protein MDGFFPASLFVFLGLFLMGLWVYCIIDIARSTFRKDDNKLIYILVVVLAPVIGILLYLAIWQKEKVTLPRDI, encoded by the coding sequence ATGGACGGATTTTTTCCTGCTAGCTTATTTGTGTTTTTAGGTCTTTTTTTAATGGGCTTATGGGTCTACTGCATTATAGACATTGCTCGCAGCACATTTCGAAAAGATGACAATAAATTGATCTATATTCTAGTAGTAGTTCTTGCGCCAGTAATTGGAATTTTACTTTACTTAGCTATTTGGCAAAAGGAAAAGGTGACATTACCAAGAGATATTTAA